Proteins from a single region of Chloroherpeton thalassium ATCC 35110:
- the rsgA gene encoding ribosome small subunit-dependent GTPase A has translation MARPKKRNANRVKSDELSGIIFEGKGMHYLVQASDGEFYNCRTLRSTVSENPDATLAVVGDSVTLKSTLAPDEENYGEGVITKVFERRMKLARKRNRKTNRSGEAEHVMASNIEQIVIVSSVAMPPIRLGLIDRYLAFAESEGLNALIVVNKMDLEHSEELAGDVEIYRLLGYKSLLVSSVTGMGMDELRRELGQKISVFTGHSGVGKSALINALTGEDLRIGDVSQKSLKGAHTTSNAVMLSIPGKTRDDVGYVIDTPGIREFALAGIDPLDLRHFFIEFQNFAPDCGFSSCTHTLEPNCAVRDAYQNGKIFPTRYESYLTIYATLEEYDDGY, from the coding sequence ATGGCCAGACCGAAAAAGCGCAACGCAAATAGGGTAAAATCCGACGAACTGAGCGGAATTATTTTTGAAGGAAAAGGCATGCACTACCTTGTGCAGGCGTCGGACGGCGAGTTTTACAATTGCCGGACGCTCAGAAGCACGGTGTCCGAAAACCCAGATGCGACGCTCGCGGTCGTGGGCGACAGCGTGACGCTCAAGTCGACCTTAGCGCCCGACGAGGAAAATTACGGCGAAGGTGTGATTACGAAGGTCTTTGAGCGGCGCATGAAGCTGGCGCGAAAACGCAATCGCAAGACGAACCGCAGCGGGGAAGCCGAGCATGTGATGGCCAGCAATATCGAGCAAATCGTGATTGTCTCGTCCGTTGCCATGCCGCCGATTCGGTTGGGGCTGATCGATCGCTACCTTGCCTTTGCCGAATCCGAAGGCTTGAACGCGCTGATTGTGGTCAATAAAATGGATTTGGAACATAGCGAGGAACTGGCCGGCGATGTGGAAATTTATCGCCTGCTCGGCTACAAATCGCTGCTCGTAAGTTCGGTCACGGGCATGGGCATGGATGAACTTCGGCGCGAACTCGGGCAAAAGATTTCGGTTTTCACCGGACATTCCGGCGTCGGCAAATCGGCGTTGATTAATGCGCTGACCGGCGAGGATCTACGCATCGGCGATGTAAGTCAAAAGTCGCTGAAGGGCGCACATACCACCAGCAACGCCGTGATGCTCAGCATTCCTGGCAAAACGCGCGACGACGTGGGCTATGTGATCGATACGCCCGGCATTCGTGAGTTTGCGCTCGCCGGCATCGACCCGCTCGACTTGCGCCATTTTTTCATTGAATTTCAAAACTTCGCGCCGGACTGCGGCTTTTCCTCCTGCACGCACACGCTCGAGCCAAACTGTGCCGTGCGTGATGCCTATCAAAACGGCAAAATTTTCCCCACCCGCTATGAAAGCTACCTAACAATTTATGCCACGCTTGAGGAATATGATGATGGGTATTGA
- the recG gene encoding ATP-dependent DNA helicase RecG — protein sequence MSEANEFFRAELTYLKGVGPKRAAAFEKAGIKNYEDLLNYFPRRYLDRTQIKSIGALSEGETATLVGEVRQIRFDGANWKTKRFIASLYDKTGRIDLVWFQGANYLSKMLREGDALAVHGKIGFFNGTPQLMHPDFDKLNGAERSDDDDLKNDFELFNTGKIVPLYSLPEALKRGGLNSRIMRRIVRNLLDKSLGHIEENLPASICENYRLMPLAMAYEQIHFPASPELLEQAKFRMKWTELFYMQTLFAVRKCDVETSVSAEKFETVGEFTNKLFKNIPFEMTGAQKEVIREIRRDLKSGSQMNRLVQGDVGSGKTLVAIFAMMIALDNGAQCAFMAPTEILATQHFLTLKKFLEPLGVKIALLVGKQRKALRTEILAGIESGETQITVGTHALIEGKVVFENLGLAVIDEQHRFGVMQRKALQDKAVNPHILLMTATPIPRTLTMTLFGDLDVSIINEMPKNRKPIVTKLRHESEVEEVYEFIKSEIRKGRQAYIVYPLVEESEKMDLAAATEAHEELKDTVFDMCRVGLIHGQLFPYEKEDEMEAFRNGKSRILVGTTVIEVGVDVPNATVMVIQHAERFGLAQLHQLRGRVGRGEAQSYCFLVYSKLTPDAKERLSAMEESTDGFRLSEIDARLRGAGNILGTEQSGIISDLKVANLNEDSHILASAREAAFTLVRDDKQLRKPENKPARDYYLKHYHDRYKLADVG from the coding sequence ATGTCGGAAGCAAACGAATTTTTTCGCGCTGAATTAACATACCTCAAAGGCGTTGGGCCGAAACGCGCCGCCGCGTTCGAAAAAGCGGGAATCAAGAATTACGAGGACTTGCTCAATTATTTTCCGCGCCGCTACCTTGATAGAACGCAAATCAAAAGCATCGGGGCGCTCAGCGAAGGCGAAACCGCGACCCTCGTCGGCGAAGTGCGCCAAATTCGCTTCGACGGCGCAAATTGGAAGACGAAGCGTTTCATCGCGTCGCTTTACGACAAAACCGGGCGCATCGACCTCGTCTGGTTTCAGGGCGCGAATTATTTATCGAAAATGCTGCGCGAAGGCGACGCGCTCGCCGTGCATGGCAAAATCGGTTTTTTCAACGGCACGCCGCAACTCATGCACCCCGACTTTGATAAACTCAACGGCGCGGAACGCAGTGACGATGACGATTTGAAAAATGATTTTGAACTTTTCAACACGGGCAAAATCGTGCCGCTTTATTCGCTTCCCGAGGCGCTCAAACGCGGCGGCCTGAATTCGCGCATCATGCGGCGCATTGTGCGCAATTTGCTCGATAAATCGCTCGGGCACATTGAGGAAAATTTGCCCGCCTCGATTTGCGAAAATTACCGGCTGATGCCGCTCGCCATGGCCTACGAACAAATTCATTTTCCCGCCTCGCCGGAACTTTTGGAGCAAGCGAAATTTCGGATGAAATGGACGGAGCTTTTTTACATGCAAACGCTTTTTGCCGTTCGAAAATGCGATGTAGAAACCAGCGTGAGCGCTGAAAAGTTTGAGACCGTCGGCGAGTTTACCAACAAGCTGTTCAAAAATATTCCGTTCGAAATGACGGGCGCACAAAAGGAGGTCATTCGCGAAATTCGCCGCGACCTGAAAAGCGGCTCGCAAATGAACCGGCTCGTGCAAGGCGATGTCGGCAGCGGCAAAACGCTCGTCGCCATCTTCGCCATGATGATTGCGCTCGATAACGGGGCGCAATGCGCGTTCATGGCGCCGACGGAAATTTTGGCCACGCAGCATTTTTTAACCCTGAAAAAATTTCTTGAACCGCTCGGCGTTAAAATCGCGCTGCTCGTCGGCAAACAGCGCAAGGCGCTCAGAACGGAAATTTTGGCGGGAATTGAAAGCGGCGAGACGCAAATTACGGTCGGCACACATGCTTTGATCGAGGGCAAGGTCGTGTTTGAAAATTTGGGGCTGGCCGTCATCGACGAGCAGCACCGGTTTGGCGTGATGCAGCGCAAGGCATTGCAAGACAAAGCCGTGAACCCGCACATTTTGCTGATGACCGCCACGCCGATTCCGCGCACGCTCACCATGACGCTCTTCGGCGATTTGGATGTTTCCATCATCAACGAGATGCCGAAAAATCGCAAACCGATTGTCACGAAGCTTCGCCACGAGAGCGAAGTGGAAGAAGTGTATGAATTTATAAAAAGCGAGATTCGCAAAGGTCGGCAGGCCTATATCGTGTATCCGCTCGTGGAGGAATCGGAAAAGATGGATTTGGCGGCGGCGACGGAGGCGCACGAAGAGCTGAAGGACACGGTGTTCGACATGTGCCGCGTCGGGCTGATTCACGGGCAGCTTTTTCCTTATGAAAAAGAAGACGAGATGGAGGCGTTCCGAAACGGCAAATCGCGGATTTTGGTCGGGACGACGGTCATCGAGGTCGGCGTGGATGTTCCGAACGCAACCGTGATGGTGATTCAACATGCCGAGCGGTTCGGGCTTGCGCAGCTTCACCAGCTTCGTGGCCGAGTCGGGCGCGGCGAGGCGCAATCGTATTGCTTTTTGGTCTATTCCAAACTCACGCCCGACGCAAAAGAGCGGCTGTCGGCGATGGAAGAAAGCACGGACGGTTTTCGGCTGTCGGAAATCGATGCGCGGCTGCGCGGCGCGGGAAATATTTTGGGCACGGAGCAATCCGGCATCATCAGCGACCTGAAAGTGGCGAATTTGAACGAAGATAGCCATATCTTGGCATCCGCACGCGAGGCGGCCTTCACGCTCGTGCGCGACGATAAACAGCTTCGCAAACCGGAAAACAAACCGGCGCGGGATTATTATTTAAAACATTACCATGACCGTTATAAGTTAGCCGACGTGGGATAA
- the frr gene encoding ribosome recycling factor, translating into MSTVKETLSDAESRMQKSIENVRHEFAAIRTGKASAGLLDGIKVEAYGQAMPLKQVGNVGTLDSRTLTVQVWDKGMVATVEKAIRDSNLGLNPATDGQTIRIPVPPLTEERRKEYVKVTKKQAEEGKVAVRNIRRDANHAIDKLEKEKLITEDEKARAKKDIDNLTHKYEKSLDELTSKKEKEIMEV; encoded by the coding sequence ATGTCTACTGTAAAAGAAACTCTTTCGGATGCCGAGTCCAGAATGCAAAAATCGATTGAAAATGTTCGGCATGAATTTGCTGCTATCCGCACTGGAAAAGCGTCGGCGGGCTTACTCGATGGAATAAAAGTTGAAGCTTACGGCCAAGCGATGCCGCTCAAGCAAGTTGGAAATGTGGGGACTTTAGATTCACGCACCTTAACCGTTCAAGTGTGGGACAAGGGAATGGTGGCCACTGTTGAAAAAGCTATTCGCGATTCAAACTTAGGACTCAATCCTGCCACCGATGGCCAAACTATCCGCATTCCTGTTCCGCCGCTGACGGAAGAGCGCCGCAAAGAATATGTGAAGGTGACCAAAAAGCAGGCAGAAGAAGGAAAAGTCGCCGTGCGTAATATTCGCCGCGATGCGAATCACGCGATCGATAAGCTTGAAAAAGAAAAGCTGATTACGGAAGACGAAAAAGCTCGTGCCAAAAAGGATATTGACAATTTGACGCACAAATACGAAAAGTCGCTCGACGAGCTGACATCCAAAAAGGAAAAAGAAATCATGGAAGTTTAA
- a CDS encoding type B 50S ribosomal protein L31, giving the protein MKEGIHPKNYRPVVFQDLSNGDKFIVRSCIVTSETIKMEDGHEYPLSKVEITNASHPFFTGQQMLLDTAGRVERFNKRFGKMGKKS; this is encoded by the coding sequence ATGAAAGAGGGAATTCATCCAAAAAATTATAGGCCGGTCGTTTTTCAGGATTTGTCCAATGGAGATAAGTTTATTGTCCGCTCCTGCATCGTTACAAGCGAAACGATAAAAATGGAAGATGGTCACGAATATCCGCTCAGCAAAGTGGAAATCACCAATGCGTCGCATCCGTTTTTCACGGGTCAGCAAATGTTGCTTGACACCGCAGGCCGCGTTGAACGCTTCAACAAACGCTTTGGAAAAATGGGTAAGAAGAGCTAA